The segment GCCATTCACGCCAAGAGGGTCACCATCATGCCCAAAGACATCCAGCTGGCCCGCCGCATCCGCGGAGAGAGAGCTTAAACTGTCTGCTGCTCCACGAACCAACAAcggctcttttaagagccacTAACTCACTAAAGAGCTGCTTCCTCTGTCAAGACACTCCTTTTGGCTGCTGAGTTTATGTGCTATGGCTCTCTTTCTTCAATATTTTGgtcagtaaaaaataaaaaaactagtAGTCTAGCCACGTGCTTCACCAAAACACACTATTAAGTAGCATCGCTACTGAGAATGGGGTGCCCCTATTGGTCATGTGACGCTTGCCTTGTACAGGTAACTAGTCCCTAAAGAATATACTGCCTCACtgagctcagcagcagcagcagcagcagcagcacaggttCAGCACTCTGGACAGAGACAGCAGCTACCTGCACTGTTGGTGACACTTCAGCACCTCGGACAGCGACAGATGTAGATTGCAGTCTCATAAAGTCAgaatataaaacaattaaaatatttcagaatgATTTATTATTGTGCAGCTGGTATACATTTATGCCGcatgaaaaaatgcagaaaaagaCCTGCAGGTAGACTGTCTTGCAAAAGGCTGATGTTAATTGAAGCTGCCAAAGGCTCAGTGAAGTTTTTACGTCTTCCTGCAGTGaacatcacaaatcacaaagaAATATGAAAACTGCACAACACGGGAGGGTGCCTTCATCCTGCCAACCAGGGATGTAGTGGAGGTTACTGCTCCCCAACTCAGTTTGTCTACATTTCATTAGCTTTTAGGGTGATAAAATGTTGGTGACTGTGAACTCTGTGCTCCAGGTCATTAGGAATGTGTAAttgtttacacatacacacaaacacacacaaacacacacaaagtactACAAAGTTCTTGTGCTCCAGAAAGTCTTACAGGCATACACTTTAACTGTGAAAggaccatatatatatatatatatatatatatgtatatatatatatatatatatatatatgtatatatgcacaAGTTTTAGCCAGCATTCTCAAGAAAGGTTAAGTGAGTGGGTGCTAATTGTTAACTCATACATCTCTGCGCATTGTTCCATTGATCATAATTATGTTAATGTCAGGTTGGTTGAAAATAGCCTACAAACGTATACAGTTCATGAATAGACTATTTCAGTAGTTGTAGTGTTTGGTTATAAGCTTGACCACTATTTCAGAACTTATATTCTCTGTTCTGAATGTAACTTCAAATATATTGTCACAAAGGGGTGATGTGACGTACCAGTAATGTAAACGTTCACTGTAAACgtcgctacacacacacacacacacacacacatatatatatatatcttcatTTGCTTCTCGAATGATGTGAAACAACAAGACTTCAAGACTGTCATCAGCAAATAAAagtacattacattacatttttgcaGACCCTAGGCAGGTCATTCAATGCATCAAGAACAAGAGAGGTCCAAGGATGGAACCTTGAGGTACTCCACAACATAGCCTAGATCTATTTAAATTATGCCTATTAATAAACAAAGACTGTTCTCtgtcttttatatataaaaatatacagagagagatttttttgttgtttaaggCTGTAGAGATTTGGAGTCAAAGTGTAGACaattttgcttttcatttcttttttcttttaattatgaACAGATTGGTGGGCTTTATGTACCTTGTCTTTGTTAAAAGGCCAGAAGTTATTTTTGATGTAAGAATCCCCCGTTTGACTTTTACTTTGTGTTACTGGCtactgaaattcatttttccTGGGTATGTTTGGGTTTTATCTTCACAAAGATGcttttgtgtgaaaaaatgtCTTGACACTGATCAATTAAACTTTGATCCTTTACTGGTAAAATGAGAAGCCAATATAGTCTCCAGTTTAACTGCAGAGccaaataatttatttttatatttttttaatctaacaTTAGAATATAGCTTCTATTTAATTATCTTCAACAGTTCAGAATTTAAAATACTGACATGACTTATTTCTAACATTATTTTGATCACATTTTGGAAAAACAGTGTTTCATGTCTGCACTCTTGATCTATTGCTTTTGAAACGTATTTAAGAAAAAGTTGAATTGAGCTGGATACAGAACTTGAGAGAAACGGGGAGCTGTCCGTAGATCATGAATGTAGATCATTCCCTTATTCCCAACATTATTTTGCCACCAGCAAGAGGAGGTgaacattgtttttaaatgagacaTGACATTCATTATAAACTAAGGGTTAACACACAGTATCTCTCTCAAACCACTCCTCTTCCTGGAAGGAGTCATGGCTTGCTAAcgcctccctcttcttcctgctctcaaacacaacaagctcatTTCTGTCaacatatttccttgttccctccccttcagatctacaCAACATGTGGTGAAGTGCAAGAGCTGTCATCCACCATTCACTGAAGAAACACATGTTTTTTAGATCAGAGCTCGAACTAGATTCACTTCCTAAgaagtgaaactcagacagtTGTTGCCACAGAGAGGTGAAATGGCGCAGCAAGGAGCTCAGCTGGACAGAGCAAAATTCTgctgttcgatctgtctggatctactgaaggatccggtgactattccctgtggacacagctactgcatgaactgtattaaaagcttctgggagaaagaggatgagaagaaaatctacagctgccctcagtgcagacagaccttcacaccgaggcctgtcctgatgaaaaacaccatgttagcagatttagtggaggagctgaagaagactgaactccaagctgctcctgctgatctctgctatgctggacctgaagatgtggcctgtgatttctgcactgggaggaagctgaaagccttCAAATCCTGTTTGAATTGTCCggcctcttactgtgagaaacacctcCAGCCTCACTTTGATGCAGctccatttaaaaaacacaagctggtcgacccctccaagaatctccaggagaacatctgctctcgtcacgatgaggtgatgaagatgttctgccgtactgatcagcagagtatctgttatctctgctctgtggaggaacataaaggccacgacacagtctcagctgcagcagaaaggactgagaggcagagagagctcgaggtgagtcgacaaaacatccagcagagaatccaggacagagagaaagatgtgaagctgcttcaacaggaggtggaggccgtcagtcgctctgctgataaagcagtggaggacagtgagaagatcttcactgagctgatcagtctcatccagaaaagaagctctgatgtgaagcagcagatcagatcccagcaggaaactgaagtgagtcgagtcaaagagcttcaggagaagctggagcaggagatcactgagctgaagaggaaagacgctgaactgaagcagctttcacacacagaggatcacaaccagtttctacacaactacccctcactgtcacaactcagtgaacctacagactcatccagcatcaatatccgtcctctgagctactttgaggatgtgacagcagctgtgtcagagctcagagatcaactacaggacatcctgagggagaaaaggacaaacatctcaatgacagtgactgaagtggacgttttactgCCAGAAGtagaacccaagaccagagctgagttcttaaaatactcacgtgaaatcacactggatccaaacacagcacacacatggctgttattatctgaggggaacagaaaagcaaaagTAATGGGTAAACATCAGCCTTATtctagtcacccagacagattcactgaaTCTTTgcaggtcctgagtagagagagtctgactggacgttgttactgggaggtgaaGAGGAGAGGGATACGAGCTGATGTAGCAGTCGCGTACAAGAGTATCAGAAGAGCAGGAGAAAGGCATGAATGTGGATTTGGATTGAATGAAAAATCTTGGTCGTTAGATTGTGACAGTTACGGTCATCGTTTTTGGTTCAACAATATAGAAACTAACACCTGGGGTCCTCattcctccagagtaggagtgtacctggatcacagagcaggtattctgtccttctacagcgtcaCTAAgaccatgactctcctccacagagtccagaccacattcactcagcctctctatgctggactttgtttttatgatggTGGAGtcacagctgagttctgtaaactcaaatagacagaagtctAAGATTCTGTCTTGCAattcttcatttatttgtcttcatgtttctGAACTgaacagagatcagctgtcaatcaaactgcgattgtcactttttttcttttcatttgttgttctgttgatgtttttagtttctttaaatgtcactttttcctgtATGATTTCAGCCATAGAGGCTATCAGTGCTCATgacaatgtttttaatttttattgacatttctACACAAGTTCAattttgttgttctttcttttgGTGGGCAGATGAAGATAAAGTTTTATATTTCTAAAAGTGGATGTTGTAGCATATAGAAGAAGACTGCGTTTATCCTTTATGAAAAACTATTAGATTCTTGTTCTaatcagcagcaacaacatgaTTAACTGTTGAATGTCATTTGTAAACTTGAGTTTTTCTCCAACTAGTTGAACAAAGACATGTTGTAAGACATTtataaatactataaataataaaaatgttaataataacaTGTGTCTAATATGCTTTTctcacaaaatgttaaattatctACTTAAAATTCCTAAAATTACATCTTTCTGGAAAGTCCTGCTCTACTGACTCACTTACATACTTCCTCAAAGCAGAACGCTGATCCTGACCTCTCAgagaaggtcaaaggtcaggatCCACTCCACTTTGATGCAACTGAATGAATCAAtacaacatttataaacatcACAATCACTTTGTTCATCTAACAAACAATTAAACAGAACAAAACCTCTCATATCAGATCTGTAAATATGAGCAACAGTAACAGATTCCCCACTTTGCTGAAATTTCAGTGGAGCTTTTTCGCCTCCTCTTGGTAGCAGAATGTGACAACTTGTCATCCTGGTTAATAAAAGTGAttcccttttattttatttataaagcatatTTAATACACAAGGAAATTAAAAGTGCTTTATTGAATGCAAAAGAATATGAAACAATAAAGATAAGAAGACTAAAAGAAATGACAGAgctgtaaaatacataaaattagATCTAATAAAGTAAAGGAGCATTTAAAAGGCAGCAAAATGATGAACTGCAactttgaaatgtaattaaaagcCAGAACAAACAGATTTAAAGTAGTCAGCATTGTCTCTGGTCTGAGATCTTCAGGTAGTTTGAGCAGCATAGGAGATAAAAGCAGCTTCACCATGTTTATTGTTAACTTTAGAAACCACATGAAGACCAGAGGCAGCTgagctgaaagctctgaaagTTTCATACTGTATGAGAAGATCTGATGAACCATTCAGAGATTAATGGACAAACAGTATACGTTAAAGTCAAATATCTGAAACACTGGTAAACACTGTAGTGATCTGAGACCTGGAGTAATATGTTCTGTTCTCTTTAGTCTTTGTGTTCTGGATTAACTGGATCTGTCTGATGCTTTCTAACAGAGACCTGAGAAAAGTCTGTTAGAGTCGTCCAGCCTGCTGGAGACGAAGGCTTCAACATGAAATCTCTGATCATTCAGATGTTCTTAAGATggtaaaatgctgatttaaTGTGACTGTTGAAATTTAGTCCTGAATCCTGAAAGACAACTCCTGCTGAAAAAGAAACCAGCTGTTATGCAACCACGTTCTCCTCTGACTTCATTCCATGGAAACACGTTTTGctttataattataatgataaagAGTTCACTGATTAACAGTTTTATATGCAATTTAAATGCAGTCACTGTTGACTGAACAGCTCTTTTCAGAATAAGAAAGAACAAACAGCTTTTGCCTCTTAGCTCTCTGCTCCTGATTGGACGTTGCTGTTACTTTGATGGACTATTTATATTCATGTCTGTAGAATCATGATGTCTCTctcatgagagagagagaagctgtatctgactcacgttatctgatgtcttcttctttctatcatggagatgaagtattcatgtcataacatccatatgtgactgttggtcatcttgtttgttagttaaatTTTAATCCAGATTGACTAATTTTGCCTGAGATGTAATCTCTCAATCCACAAAACTGCCTGCTGTGATGaagagattttgttttttatctttaagAAGATGTGAAAGTCATCCTGCAAAGCTGCTTTTACTTGtcaaaacactttgaatttAAAGATCATGTCGATTAAATAcgttaaaaaagagagagaaacaaacagaaaggaaagaaagaggggaggggTTGCTGCTGAGTTTGGCGCCTTCAACTAAATTCGCGCCGACTGTCTTCAACTACGTCCGCAGTGTAGATTGTTCTGCGCATGCCCCGTCTCGCTTACAAGAAATCAACCAATCGTGTGCGAGCAACGACGCAGTGAAGTTTGCATCAGATGGATATTTAACGGCCGTTTGGAGTTGTTGATGATATTCGTTTGAGGAAATTCAACGACGCAATCATGCCTGATCCAGTCAAAGCACCGAAGAAAGGCTCCAAGAAGGCCGTGTCTAAAGCCACCAAGACCggcaagaagaagaggaagaccaGGAAGGAGAGCTACGCTATCTACGTGTACAAGGTGCTGAAGCAGGTCCACCCCGACACCGGCATCTCCTCCAAGGCCATGGGCATCATGAACTCCTTTGTGGGAGACATCTTTGAGCGCATCGCCGGTGAGGCTTCCCGCCTTGCTCACTACAACAAGCGCTCCACCATCACCTCCAGGGAGATCCAGACCGCCGTCCGCCTGCTGCTGCCCGGTGAGCTGGCCAAACACGCCGTGTCTGAAGGCACCAAGGCTGTCACCAAGTACACCAGCTCCAAGTAAACCTGCTCCTAGTCCCAACAAGTCAAAGGTCCTTTTCAGGACCACCCACACCTTCACCTGAGAGCTTTATTCCTGTCACACTGCTGCCTCCttatttctgtttcactgtggaTTCTTGAATGTTTTGTCATAATACATTATGTAAGTAATGCATTCCTCCTTATAAACAATCTTATTTCAATGTGCATAGTATTCTTTCAACTGTAAGAATGATGTATAAATACCAAAGTTTGATCAGTGAAATTTCATATTCACACAATTGGCAAAATGGTACATCTGCATACAGTAAGATTGTATTTAAAACAAGTGCTTGTgaaaattctttttttctttcgaGTCTTGTCATAGTGTATAATTAGAACACAAATTCTacttaaaatatttcaatgcATTCAATTTCAAGCAggaagtgaaaacatttaacattttaatagttCCATATTCATACTTGGTAAACAGAATATGTATGTAGGGAAATGTCTATTTAAACCAACTTTAACCAccaattaacattttatataaacTAATTATTCTCAATGTGCAGTGTTCATTCAGTTGCAAGAAAagtgtatcaacatttttaaaaaatacatgtatatactATTCATTTGTCTCACTCtgcttttttattgtaatgaaTGGTTACTAGAGGAATGTACAAGCCACTTTATTTCACATGTATATATTCACATGTATATATTAAGATATTAACAGCTACTGACAATAGCAGtatcatttaattttatgtaCAGCATTCTTTATCATACAGTCAAAGCTCTTCACCTTGATTTGACTTTAATTTCTCTGTGTACAGCTGTGCAGTGAAATTTATACAAATAATTGACCTTGATCAGTGTGGACTTTGGACCAAATGTTAATTTGTGTCTGTAccaacaggaaataaatgtttttctatcACAATCAAACAGTATGActgtagtatatatatatatacacacacacacacctttcattatataaatacacatcCCCATTCTAAACATTAAGCCAGTTTAAATtgtggagggggaaaaaaaaaaaaatctgtatacTTTGACTTAAGACTTATTTCTGCATCTGCATTgtcatgaaacagaaaaaaagttccCATATTCAGTATAGATATTGTATATAACATATTTCTTCAAGACATAACAGTAGTTGGATTTGTGGAGGTTAAAGCTCTCAGAGTGAGTGTTTGGTCCTTAAAAGGacctttgttttgttgtaatggTGGATGAATTTAACCTCCGAAGCCGTACAGAGTGCGTCCCTGCCTCTTGAGAGCATAAACCACATCCATAGCGGTCACGGTCTTTCTCTTGGCGTGCTCGGTGTAGGTGACGGCATCACGGATGACATTCTCCAGGAAGACCTTCAACACTCCGCGGGTCTCCTCGTAGATCAGACCGGAGATACGCTTGACTCCACCACGGCGAGCCAGACGGCGGATGGCGGGTTTGGTGATTCCCTGGATGTTATCACGGAGGACTTTACGGTGACGCTTGGCGCCTCCTTTACCGAGTccctttcctccttttcctcttccgCTCATTTTTACTGGTCGAGTATTTTCGTCTCAAGTGTTTCGTCTGTTTGAGACCCAGCTATTTATGTCCGACCTGAGGACGTGATTGAAGACAGGGGCGCGCTGCAGCTTCTTCTACGGATCATCATGTTGGTTGTGACTCTTTTTATGCTTTAGCGCCACCAACTGAACAACAGCATGAACTTGTTGAGCTTCATGGATTTTATCTTAATGCTACAAATTAAATAGCCTTCATTAACAAGCTTGCAATGTcagtaaaagtgaaatattttcacttttatcagaagtgtttctattattttgcCTTTTGACTAATATATTAAGCCTTTtgactaatatgaagcttctgTTGTCCAAATGACTCAAATAAAGGTGATGTAAACTGGATCTTTGGactttttagtaaaaatttccctctttttcttatTATAATTTGATGCTTCAAGGTATAAAGGTTATGAGTATATGATTATTGTTTATGAATTCATCCTTTAACCATTAAATTGCTGGATGGATCTGATGAGTATTTTCATCTCAGGTGTTGCATCCAGAACTAGAAGATCACGATCCTGGAAGGAAAGCTTAGGGTTTACACCCTTTTCTATCCATAGTAGGTGGTCTTATGTCTCATTTGGTCTTAGTTGGTTCTTCagttcttttctcttttttcttatttttgtgaaGAAGATTTATGAAGGAAATGGAAGGACAACAGGCTCCAAAGAGGTAATGAGCAGAGACGTGtttcttttctattctatttgGAAATAGGAATGAGCTGATTATTTATCAGAAAGACTAAACACAGTCCACACAAAGGAAAATGTCTCCTGTGTTGTATATCTGCTTTTTCTTAGTAAGTAACTTTATATATATAGCAGCTTTCGAGAGCAGAGGCCTCACAAACTGCTTCACAGCGGAAATAAAGCATAAACACACgtacagacatgaaacacaataaaaaacagaaataaatagcAAATTACACAAAACCAAGTCTAAACAAATGGATGctcagctgctttttaaagtgTCCACAAATCTTAAGTCCAAAGGGAGAGAGTTCCACCTTTTAGGAGCCATAACCTCAAAGTCATAGTCTCCTTTGGTTTTAAGTCTGGATGGAGGAACAACCAACGAACCCTGATCACAGGAGCTGAGAGACCTGCTGGTGACCTACAGCAGTGTCTGATCATGTAGAGCTCTATAGATACCTGTTAATAAATGTAGTCAGTAAGCTAATCCAAGTATCACAATATTAAAGTAATGTAATTTATTACATTCTGTTACTTTTGGATTACCTCAATactaaatatgcaaataaagaaaagagaaaagaaatatcaatAAGATGACTTTTATTAGTCTGTAAGACAACAGAACAATGTAACattagaaaagaaaatgggGAAACCAagttttttagcatcaaaaatGTTTCCTCTGCTCAGAGTATTTTCaaagaaaaacttgttttaattaaGCAAATTCAAGCAGCAGCTTATAGATCTACAATGAAAGTGCAAAACACATAACGTATATTACTGAGAACATTCTTAGGTAAAGTCTCTGATGAAAGAACACTTGGCCCGCTGGTTGTGTGAAGCTTTCTTCCATACTATAAACTTATGTATAGTGACTTTATGACTAAGGTTGTACAGTTAAATATTTATTGGGTCGAAACGTCCagcaaatacatatatattaaactgTGTGATAACCTGTATGGTGGTGTTTTCCCCTACACAAATTTAGATGAATCTGACCCACAGGTatgtattaataatatttttaataaagctTATCAGAAAGTAAACAAGACATTATGGGGCTCGCTT is part of the Thunnus albacares chromosome 3, fThuAlb1.1, whole genome shotgun sequence genome and harbors:
- the LOC122973750 gene encoding histone H2B 3-like; the encoded protein is MPDPVKAPKKGSKKAVSKATKTGKKKRKTRKESYAIYVYKVLKQVHPDTGISSKAMGIMNSFVGDIFERIAGEASRLAHYNKRSTITSREIQTAVRLLLPGELAKHAVSEGTKAVTKYTSSK
- the LOC122973655 gene encoding tripartite motif-containing protein 16-like codes for the protein MAQQGAQLDRAKFCCSICLDLLKDPVTIPCGHSYCMNCIKSFWEKEDEKKIYSCPQCRQTFTPRPVLMKNTMLADLVEELKKTELQAAPADLCYAGPEDVACDFCTGRKLKAFKSCLNCPASYCEKHLQPHFDAAPFKKHKLVDPSKNLQENICSRHDEVMKMFCRTDQQSICYLCSVEEHKGHDTVSAAAERTERQRELEVSRQNIQQRIQDREKDVKLLQQEVEAVSRSADKAVEDSEKIFTELISLIQKRSSDVKQQIRSQQETEVSRVKELQEKLEQEITELKRKDAELKQLSHTEDHNQFLHNYPSLSQLSEPTDSSSINIRPLSYFEDVTAAVSELRDQLQDILREKRTNISMTVTEVDVLLPEVEPKTRAEFLKYSREITLDPNTAHTWLLLSEGNRKAKVMGKHQPYSSHPDRFTESLQVLSRESLTGRCYWEVKRRGIRADVAVAYKSIRRAGERHECGFGLNEKSWSLDCDSYGHRFWFNNIETNTWGPHSSRVGVYLDHRAGILSFYSVTKTMTLLHRVQTTFTQPLYAGLCFYDGGVTAEFCKLK
- the LOC122973770 gene encoding histone H4, encoding MSGRGKGGKGLGKGGAKRHRKVLRDNIQGITKPAIRRLARRGGVKRISGLIYEETRGVLKVFLENVIRDAVTYTEHAKRKTVTAMDVVYALKRQGRTLYGFGG